One Chloroflexota bacterium DNA segment encodes these proteins:
- the mraZ gene encoding division/cell wall cluster transcriptional repressor MraZ, with protein sequence MFLGQYTHNLDEKGRLTIPAKYREDLADGMVATRGHQGQIVLYPLTEWRALSERIDALPKLDTRASNIRRLLYAFAEDLSMDRQGRIIVPPRLRQYAHIDSEVIIVGLNTYIELWAPDAWREIESQFEDGSFSRDYFAALEI encoded by the coding sequence ATGTTTCTCGGACAGTACACCCACAACCTCGACGAGAAGGGCCGCCTGACCATCCCCGCCAAGTACCGCGAAGACCTGGCGGATGGGATGGTCGCCACCCGCGGCCACCAGGGTCAGATTGTCCTCTATCCTCTAACCGAGTGGCGTGCGCTGTCCGAGCGTATCGATGCGCTGCCGAAGCTGGACACACGAGCCAGTAATATCCGTCGCCTCCTGTACGCTTTTGCAGAAGATTTGAGTATGGACCGGCAGGGGCGGATCATCGTGCCGCCCCGCCTGCGGCAGTACGCCCACATCGACTCGGAGGTCATCATCGTCGGCTTGAACACGTACATCGAGCTGTGGGCGCCCGATGCGTGGCGTGAGATCGAGTCCCAGTTCGAGGACGGCTCCTTCTCCAGGGACTACTTCGCGGCGCTGGAAATCTGA
- a CDS encoding UDP-N-acetylmuramoyl-tripeptide--D-alanyl-D-alanine ligase gives MSQLTLADVWTALCQRPAPRALNAKIVSDVVIDSRLAQAGSLFVALRGERADGHDFVRDALAAGAIGAIVQRVPEGLERLASVVDTQAGGWQHRWQHRIKKSANSQAVLFLVPDSLAGLQQLAAAWRSRFSPRVIGVTGSVGKTSTKELIARVLKRRYRVLKSAGNYNNEIGLPLTLLSLKPEHERVVLEMGMYAVGEIAQLCAISCPHVGVVTNVGPSHLERLGTIDRVAQAKAELVQALPVAPEGVAVLNHDDPWVRAMADQTRARVFFYGLTPECDLWADEIESAGLQGIRFRFHHGDEILHVKVPLLGRHSVHTALRAAAVGLVEGMGWDEIIAGLQDVSGQLRLVVVPGLRGATIIDDTYNASPASTIAALNLLADLTPEDRGRRIAVLGDMLELGSYEREGHIIVGRRAADVVQKLITVGPRARLIGQEAIASGLSLSDVVIVASNEEALATLRGLIRRGDIILVKGSRAQQMEQIVNALSRRGNG, from the coding sequence GTGAGCCAGCTCACTTTAGCAGATGTTTGGACGGCGCTCTGTCAGCGACCCGCTCCCAGGGCGCTCAACGCCAAGATCGTCTCGGACGTCGTGATCGACTCCCGCCTGGCCCAGGCGGGCAGTCTGTTCGTCGCGCTGCGCGGCGAGCGCGCCGATGGGCACGACTTCGTGCGCGATGCGCTGGCGGCGGGCGCCATCGGCGCCATCGTGCAGCGCGTGCCGGAGGGATTGGAGCGCCTGGCGAGCGTCGTGGACACCCAGGCGGGCGGGTGGCAGCATCGATGGCAGCACCGGATCAAGAAGTCGGCCAACTCCCAGGCGGTGCTGTTCCTCGTCCCGGATAGCCTGGCTGGGCTCCAGCAGCTGGCGGCTGCGTGGCGATCCCGGTTTTCGCCGCGGGTGATCGGCGTTACCGGCAGCGTGGGCAAGACCTCCACCAAGGAGCTCATCGCCCGCGTGCTCAAACGGCGCTATCGCGTGCTCAAGAGCGCGGGCAACTACAACAACGAGATCGGCCTTCCGCTAACACTGCTGTCGCTGAAGCCCGAACACGAGCGCGTCGTTCTGGAGATGGGCATGTACGCCGTGGGGGAGATCGCCCAGCTATGCGCCATCAGCTGCCCCCACGTCGGCGTGGTCACCAACGTGGGGCCCAGCCATCTGGAGCGGCTGGGGACCATCGATCGCGTCGCCCAGGCCAAGGCGGAGCTCGTGCAGGCGCTGCCGGTGGCGCCCGAGGGCGTGGCCGTGCTCAATCATGATGATCCATGGGTGCGCGCCATGGCGGATCAGACCCGGGCGAGGGTCTTCTTTTACGGCCTGACGCCGGAGTGCGATCTGTGGGCGGACGAGATCGAGAGCGCCGGGTTGCAGGGCATCCGGTTCCGATTCCATCACGGCGACGAGATCTTGCATGTGAAGGTGCCGCTGTTGGGGCGGCACAGCGTGCACACCGCCCTGCGCGCCGCGGCTGTCGGCCTGGTTGAGGGCATGGGCTGGGACGAGATCATCGCGGGGCTGCAGGATGTGTCCGGCCAGCTCCGGCTGGTGGTGGTGCCGGGGCTGCGGGGGGCCACGATCATCGACGACACGTACAATGCCAGCCCGGCCTCCACCATCGCGGCGCTCAACCTGCTGGCCGATCTGACGCCGGAGGATCGCGGGCGACGCATCGCCGTGCTGGGAGACATGTTGGAGCTGGGCAGCTATGAGCGGGAGGGGCACATCATCGTCGGCCGGCGGGCGGCCGATGTGGTCCAAAAGCTGATCACGGTAGGCCCCCGGGCCCGCCTGATCGGGCAGGAGGCGATCGCTTCCGGCCTCTCCCTATCCGACGTGGTGATCGTTGCGAGTAATGAGGAGGCGCTGGCGACATTGCGTGGGCTGATCCGCCGAGGGGACATCATCCTGGTCAAGGGCTCGCGTGCGCAGCAGATGGAGCAGATCGTGAACGCGCTCAGCCGACGGGGTAACGGTTGA
- a CDS encoding cell division protein FtsW encodes MRGESDTLHRVDLFLLAIIVSLLAFGVISVYSASYAASQERWGEPTRLLIRQIRWALLGVMAMGVVAAIDYTVWRQFAIPIMIVALILLVLVLIMPTERFGARRALFNGSVQPSELAKLAVVIYIAAWLASREKTLRDIRLGLIPFSVLLGIITMLIVSEPDFSTSILVVATAMTMFFIAGADLKQVGIAVVVLGLTFALLISQSEHALARVQQHIEFLRDPTKGGSDHVRLAVLLLAQGGIVGDGPGATQLDPSVYLPLGWSDAILAVVGRDAGLIGTLLVVGLFAGLMYRGFRIALHADDNFGTLLASGVTFWLVFQAIINIGVVTAVIPFTGMPLPFISYGGSSMVAAMTGIGLLLSVSRGTHRREEDLARVAFGRGDWRPRVSRSGRRSRTGGSRRRQGSQPRKPRVRTP; translated from the coding sequence ATGCGTGGAGAAAGCGACACCCTGCATCGGGTTGACCTCTTCCTCCTGGCGATCATCGTCAGCCTGTTGGCGTTCGGAGTGATCTCCGTGTATAGCGCCAGCTACGCGGCGTCGCAGGAGAGGTGGGGAGAACCGACGCGTCTCCTCATCCGGCAGATCCGGTGGGCGTTATTGGGGGTCATGGCCATGGGGGTCGTCGCGGCCATCGACTACACCGTGTGGCGCCAGTTCGCGATCCCGATTATGATCGTGGCGCTCATCCTGTTGGTGCTGGTCTTGATCATGCCCACCGAGCGCTTCGGCGCCCGTCGGGCCCTCTTCAACGGCAGCGTCCAGCCGAGCGAGCTGGCCAAGCTCGCCGTAGTGATCTACATCGCCGCCTGGCTGGCCAGTCGGGAGAAGACGTTGCGGGATATCCGTCTGGGTTTGATCCCCTTCTCCGTGTTGTTGGGGATCATCACGATGTTGATCGTGTCGGAGCCGGATTTCAGCACCTCGATTTTGGTGGTTGCCACGGCCATGACCATGTTCTTCATCGCCGGCGCCGATTTGAAGCAGGTGGGGATCGCGGTGGTCGTGTTGGGATTGACCTTTGCCTTGCTGATCAGTCAGTCCGAGCACGCGCTCGCCCGTGTGCAGCAGCACATCGAGTTCTTGCGGGATCCCACGAAAGGCGGCAGCGACCATGTCCGCCTGGCCGTCCTGCTGCTGGCACAGGGGGGGATCGTGGGGGATGGGCCGGGGGCCACTCAGCTGGATCCGAGCGTGTATCTCCCCCTCGGGTGGAGCGATGCGATCCTGGCCGTGGTGGGGCGCGATGCGGGGTTGATCGGCACGTTGTTGGTCGTGGGGCTGTTCGCCGGGCTGATGTATCGGGGGTTTCGCATCGCGCTGCATGCGGACGATAACTTCGGCACGTTGTTGGCTTCCGGGGTCACCTTCTGGCTGGTGTTCCAGGCGATCATCAACATCGGCGTGGTGACGGCGGTGATCCCGTTCACCGGCATGCCGTTGCCGTTCATCAGCTACGGCGGCTCTTCGATGGTCGCGGCGATGACGGGGATCGGATTGCTATTGAGCGTGTCCCGTGGCACGCATCGGAGGGAAGAGGATCTTGCGCGTGTTGCTTTCGGGCGGGGGGACTGGCGGCCACGTGTATCCAGGTCTGGCCGTCGCTCGCGCACTGGTGGAAGCCGAAGGAGGCAGGGGAGTCAACCCCGCAAGCCCCGCGTCCGGACGCCATAG
- the rsmH gene encoding 16S rRNA (cytosine(1402)-N(4))-methyltransferase RsmH, whose amino-acid sequence MSEDAAETVDHQPVMLAEVLQGLALRPGDDAIDGTVGGGGHAAAILQAIAPNGRLLGLDADPTAIDRCRRRFQAELAAGRVVLVHANFARLHEVALAHGFTAVGGILLDLGLSSFQLADERRGFSFRAAGPLDMRFDPTQDTSAGDLVNRLPEEEIADLIYRYGEERRSRRIARAIVRARPIRDAAHLAEVIQAAVGGRRDRIHPATRTFQALRIAVNRELEALTSVLPQAVSLLRPGGRLVVISFHSLEDRIVKQFFRRESQDCICPPDIPECVCGHKATLRVITRRPQRPSAEEVARNPRSRSARLRVAERLPDSPG is encoded by the coding sequence ATGTCCGAAGACGCTGCCGAGACGGTCGATCATCAGCCGGTGATGCTGGCCGAGGTGCTCCAGGGGCTGGCCCTGCGCCCCGGGGACGACGCCATCGACGGAACCGTGGGGGGCGGGGGGCATGCGGCGGCTATTCTGCAGGCGATCGCCCCGAATGGACGCCTCCTGGGACTGGATGCGGACCCGACCGCCATCGACCGCTGTCGGCGGCGGTTCCAGGCCGAGCTTGCGGCCGGTCGTGTGGTGCTCGTGCATGCGAACTTCGCCCGGCTACACGAGGTCGCCCTGGCGCATGGCTTCACCGCCGTCGGAGGGATCCTGTTGGACCTGGGACTCTCCTCCTTTCAGTTGGCGGACGAGCGTCGTGGCTTCAGCTTCCGGGCTGCCGGCCCGCTGGATATGCGGTTCGACCCGACCCAGGATACATCGGCCGGCGATCTGGTCAACCGGCTGCCGGAGGAGGAGATCGCCGATTTGATCTATCGCTACGGCGAGGAGCGTCGGTCCCGCCGCATCGCCAGGGCCATCGTGCGGGCCCGCCCGATCCGGGACGCCGCCCACCTGGCGGAGGTGATCCAGGCCGCCGTCGGCGGTCGACGGGACCGCATCCATCCGGCGACGCGCACCTTTCAGGCGCTTCGGATCGCCGTGAACCGGGAGCTGGAGGCGCTCACGTCCGTGTTGCCGCAGGCGGTCAGCCTGCTTCGGCCGGGTGGAAGACTGGTCGTCATCTCCTTTCATTCGCTGGAAGATCGGATTGTCAAGCAGTTTTTTCGGCGGGAATCGCAAGACTGCATCTGTCCGCCGGACATACCGGAATGCGTCTGCGGCCATAAGGCCACGCTACGGGTCATCACCCGACGCCCGCAGCGGCCGAGCGCCGAGGAGGTGGCCCGGAACCCCAGGAGCCGCAGCGCCCGGTTGCGCGTCGCCGAGCGTTTGCCCGATTCGCCTGGGTGA
- a CDS encoding phospho-N-acetylmuramoyl-pentapeptide-transferase has translation MAYSLTLGTISFFLAVIWGRPLINLLQRYGIGKQIRIEGPSSHQVKTGTPTTGGLMIVIPVVLITGALNVANLLGFNYIGQSTLLLMGCMVMFGLLGFIDDLEGVRGRRARGEGLMARSKAWWQVVFATVIALVLYFGPPELDYVGIPTVREFVHVGPLILPISVFIIVGTSNAINLSDGLDALAGSVSAIAFVAYGVIAYLQGQAWLVAFTFTVVGALLAFLWYNAHPAELFMGDTGSLALGATLAVVALMTGQWLLLPVIAFIPVAEAMSVILQVAYFKYTKHRYGEGRRLFKMAPLHHHFELLGWSETQVVQRFWLVSILCAMLGIALALL, from the coding sequence ATGGCCTATTCGCTGACCCTGGGGACGATCTCTTTCTTTCTCGCCGTGATCTGGGGGCGGCCGCTCATCAACCTGCTACAGCGATACGGCATCGGCAAGCAGATTCGCATCGAGGGCCCGAGCAGTCATCAGGTCAAGACCGGGACGCCGACCACCGGCGGATTGATGATCGTGATCCCCGTCGTGCTCATCACCGGCGCTTTGAACGTGGCGAACCTGTTGGGGTTCAACTACATCGGGCAGTCTACGCTGCTCCTGATGGGGTGCATGGTGATGTTCGGGCTGCTGGGGTTCATTGACGATCTGGAGGGGGTGCGCGGCCGAAGGGCCCGGGGAGAGGGGCTGATGGCTCGATCCAAGGCCTGGTGGCAGGTCGTGTTCGCCACGGTCATCGCCCTGGTGCTCTACTTCGGGCCGCCGGAGCTGGATTATGTGGGCATCCCCACCGTGCGGGAGTTCGTGCATGTGGGCCCGCTCATCCTCCCCATCTCGGTGTTCATCATCGTCGGCACCTCCAACGCGATCAACCTGAGCGATGGGCTCGATGCGCTGGCGGGGAGCGTATCGGCCATCGCCTTCGTAGCTTATGGCGTCATCGCGTATCTTCAGGGGCAGGCGTGGTTGGTCGCCTTCACCTTCACGGTCGTGGGGGCTTTGCTGGCCTTTCTGTGGTACAACGCGCATCCGGCGGAGCTTTTCATGGGCGACACGGGCTCGCTGGCCCTGGGGGCCACGCTGGCCGTCGTGGCGCTGATGACCGGTCAGTGGCTGTTGCTGCCCGTTATCGCCTTTATCCCGGTGGCCGAGGCGATGTCGGTGATCCTGCAGGTGGCCTATTTCAAGTACACGAAGCATCGCTATGGCGAGGGACGTCGCCTGTTCAAGATGGCGCCGCTCCATCATCACTTCGAGTTGCTCGGCTGGTCGGAGACCCAGGTAGTGCAGCGGTTTTGGCTGGTCTCTATTCTGTGTGCCATGTTGGGGATCGCCTTGGCGCTGCTATGA
- a CDS encoding penicillin-binding protein 2 has protein sequence MIVDESSSRAQGRVLATAIGLAFLLFVLVLQLVRLQVLERHTLLEAARQGNSASAAVVRRARGNIVDQAGRLLATDIFLWEVDVSPGLISDEEALAQTLSPLIGLTSEEILERIRSAPSDAPYVVLAKGIEEPQGEKIADRKRAAEDSKREEERSLWLPVSVTPYPRRYYPQGSLAVHALGFVNIDGLAFFGVEGFYQEFLTGASVMRSGKVDDVSLPADFSLYIPSAVGRDLVLTLDVGVQHLVEKELRRAVEYYGAQAGTIIVMNPKTGEVLAMANEPAFDPNRYSESEDQQQINRAISWPYEPGSVVKVITLAAGLDSGKISPDQTFQDEGVLRVGDREIHNSDYRAHGTVTLTDILALSLNVGAAKISMEMGAETFYDYIKRFGFGRVTEIDLAGEVSGLIKTPDSSMWSPSDLVTNAYGQGMTVTPIQLITAVSAIANDGVAMHPRVVRMVVDHGRVIPTHPRPYQRAISVETARYMRQLMAEATARGIDANLVPGYKVAGKTGTAQIPTSTGYSDDEVITTYVAFLPADDPQIIILVTLDRPTRSMWASQVAVPVFQNIANRLVRMLHIPPDHTP, from the coding sequence ATGATCGTCGACGAATCGTCCTCGCGCGCCCAGGGCCGCGTCCTGGCCACCGCGATCGGCCTGGCCTTTTTGCTGTTCGTGCTCGTCCTTCAGCTCGTGCGCCTTCAGGTCCTGGAGCGCCACACGTTGTTGGAGGCGGCGCGTCAAGGCAACTCCGCTTCCGCGGCCGTCGTCCGCCGGGCCCGTGGCAACATCGTCGATCAGGCCGGCCGTCTCCTGGCCACCGACATCTTTCTATGGGAGGTGGACGTGTCGCCTGGCCTGATCTCGGACGAGGAGGCGCTGGCCCAGACGCTCTCTCCGCTTATCGGGCTGACATCGGAGGAGATCCTGGAGCGGATCCGGTCCGCTCCCTCGGATGCCCCCTATGTCGTGCTCGCCAAAGGGATCGAAGAACCCCAAGGCGAGAAGATCGCCGACCGCAAGCGCGCGGCGGAGGATAGCAAGCGCGAAGAGGAACGGAGTCTCTGGTTGCCCGTGAGCGTCACTCCTTACCCGAGGCGCTATTATCCCCAGGGCAGTCTGGCCGTTCATGCGCTGGGGTTCGTGAATATCGACGGCCTGGCGTTCTTCGGTGTAGAGGGATTTTACCAGGAATTCCTCACCGGCGCCAGCGTCATGCGCAGCGGAAAGGTCGATGATGTGTCCCTCCCGGCGGACTTCTCGCTGTACATCCCGTCGGCGGTGGGGCGTGATCTGGTCCTGACGCTGGATGTGGGCGTTCAGCACCTGGTGGAGAAGGAGCTCCGCCGGGCGGTGGAGTACTACGGCGCTCAGGCTGGCACGATCATCGTCATGAATCCCAAGACGGGCGAAGTGCTGGCCATGGCCAATGAACCGGCGTTTGATCCCAACCGTTATAGTGAGAGCGAGGACCAGCAGCAGATTAACCGGGCCATCAGCTGGCCGTACGAGCCGGGCTCCGTCGTAAAGGTGATCACCCTGGCCGCCGGCCTCGATTCCGGGAAGATCTCCCCGGATCAGACCTTCCAGGACGAGGGCGTCCTCCGGGTTGGGGATCGAGAGATCCACAACTCCGATTATCGCGCTCATGGGACCGTCACGCTGACGGATATCCTGGCGCTATCCCTGAACGTTGGGGCCGCGAAGATCAGCATGGAGATGGGCGCGGAGACGTTTTACGACTACATCAAGCGGTTTGGCTTTGGGCGGGTGACCGAGATCGATCTGGCGGGTGAGGTGTCGGGCCTCATCAAGACGCCGGACAGCTCCATGTGGAGCCCGTCGGATCTGGTGACCAACGCCTACGGGCAGGGCATGACGGTCACGCCCATCCAGCTGATCACCGCCGTTTCGGCCATCGCCAATGACGGGGTGGCCATGCACCCCCGTGTGGTGCGCATGGTCGTCGATCATGGGCGGGTGATCCCCACCCACCCGCGTCCTTACCAACGGGCCATCTCCGTGGAGACCGCCCGATATATGAGACAGCTCATGGCCGAGGCCACGGCCCGTGGAATTGACGCGAACCTGGTCCCGGGGTATAAGGTAGCTGGTAAGACGGGCACAGCCCAGATCCCTACCTCGACAGGCTACAGTGATGACGAGGTCATCACCACATACGTGGCCTTCCTGCCCGCGGACGACCCACAGATCATCATCCTCGTCACGTTGGACCGCCCCACGCGTTCCATGTGGGCGAGCCAGGTAGCTGTGCCCGTGTTCCAGAACATCGCGAATCGGCTGGTCCGTATGTTGCACATACCGCCGGACCATACCCCATAG
- the murD gene encoding UDP-N-acetylmuramoyl-L-alanine--D-glutamate ligase, whose protein sequence is MGKAVTTWAGKSVVILGLARQGMALARFFVAQGARVTVSDRLPVSELREAMAALEGLPVRYALGGHPEQLLDDCDLLCLSGGVPTDLPIVRAARARGIPLSNDTQLTLERSPAPVIGITGSAGKTTTTALVGEILRAAGITAHVGGNIGLPLIDRLEDVAATDWLVLELSSFQLELCTRSPHIAAVLNVTPNHLDRHPSMSHYTAAKAHILRWQGSGDVAVLAADDAVTGPWWRTGRVEIPAGRGQPAVEFPLAARRVGFSARREVPEGAFVRDGRVILRREGNEEPVLPLADIRLRGEHNVWNVLAACAIAGAVGVPVAAMAEAVRAFRGVEHRLEVVREWNGVLWVNDSIATAPERAIAALRSFEQPLVLLAGGRDKKLPWDVFAREVRRRVRHLICFGEAGPMIADVVRREAEGMANGRLEGVSICEDLASAVRAAARTARPGEVVLLAPGGTSFDAYRDFAERGEHFRHLVRAL, encoded by the coding sequence ATGGGGAAGGCCGTGACGACCTGGGCAGGGAAATCGGTGGTCATCCTGGGGTTGGCCCGCCAGGGTATGGCGCTGGCTCGCTTTTTCGTCGCGCAGGGCGCCCGGGTGACCGTCAGCGACAGGCTGCCCGTCTCCGAACTGCGAGAGGCGATGGCGGCCCTGGAGGGTTTGCCGGTCCGGTATGCGTTGGGCGGGCATCCGGAGCAACTGCTGGATGACTGCGATCTGCTCTGCCTGAGCGGCGGGGTCCCCACCGATCTGCCCATCGTCCGGGCCGCCCGGGCGCGCGGCATCCCGCTGAGCAACGATACCCAGCTCACCCTGGAGCGATCGCCGGCCCCGGTGATCGGGATCACCGGATCGGCGGGGAAGACGACCACCACCGCGCTGGTGGGGGAGATCCTGAGGGCCGCGGGGATCACCGCCCACGTGGGGGGCAACATCGGCCTGCCGCTGATCGACCGGCTGGAGGATGTCGCCGCCACGGATTGGCTGGTGTTGGAGCTGTCCAGTTTCCAGCTGGAGTTGTGCACGCGCAGCCCCCACATCGCGGCCGTGTTAAACGTCACGCCGAATCATCTGGATCGCCATCCGTCCATGAGCCACTACACGGCCGCCAAGGCCCATATCTTGCGATGGCAGGGATCGGGGGATGTGGCCGTTCTCGCCGCGGACGACGCCGTGACCGGCCCCTGGTGGCGGACCGGGCGGGTGGAGATCCCGGCCGGCCGCGGCCAGCCGGCCGTCGAGTTCCCGCTGGCCGCGCGCCGCGTGGGGTTCAGCGCCCGTCGGGAGGTGCCCGAGGGGGCTTTCGTGCGCGATGGCCGGGTGATCCTGCGGCGGGAGGGGAATGAGGAGCCGGTGTTGCCGCTAGCGGATATCCGGCTGCGCGGCGAACACAATGTGTGGAACGTGTTGGCCGCGTGCGCCATCGCCGGGGCCGTTGGGGTGCCTGTGGCGGCCATGGCGGAGGCGGTGCGGGCCTTTCGAGGGGTCGAGCACCGCCTGGAGGTGGTGCGGGAGTGGAACGGCGTGCTCTGGGTCAACGATTCCATTGCGACGGCGCCGGAGCGCGCCATCGCGGCGTTGCGTTCGTTCGAGCAGCCTTTGGTGCTTCTGGCTGGAGGACGGGATAAGAAACTGCCCTGGGATGTGTTCGCTCGGGAGGTGCGGCGACGCGTGCGTCATCTCATCTGCTTCGGCGAGGCCGGTCCCATGATCGCGGACGTGGTCCGGCGTGAGGCGGAGGGGATGGCGAACGGTCGGCTGGAGGGGGTCTCCATCTGCGAGGATCTGGCTTCGGCGGTGCGTGCGGCGGCCCGCACGGCGCGGCCGGGTGAGGTGGTCCTGCTCGCGCCGGGCGGGACCAGCTTCGACGCCTATCGAGATTTCGCCGAGCGGGGTGAGCACTTTCGTCATCTCGTTCGGGCGCTGTGA